In Populus nigra chromosome 1, ddPopNigr1.1, whole genome shotgun sequence, one genomic interval encodes:
- the LOC133695307 gene encoding multiple C2 domain and transmembrane region protein 7-like, with protein MMSNIKLGVEVVSAHNLLPKDEHGSSSAFVELDFDGQRFRTTIKEKDLNPVWNESFYFNVSDPSNLHYLTLDAHVYCNIRATNSRSFLGKVCLTGNSFVLHSDAVVLHYPLEKRGIFSRVRGELGLKVYITDDASIKSSTPLPAVESLPTKDPGLTHTEGPVVHPMTNSVPHKRVERHTFHHLPNPNHQQNQHQNHSSAPAISHHVPKYVADEMKAAETQPPKLVRMYSASSSQPVDYALKETSPFLGGGRVVGGRVIHGDKTASTYDLVERMYFLYVRVVKARDLPAMDVTGSLDPFVEVRIGNYRGITKHFEKKQNPEWNQVFAFSKERMQASVLEVVIKDKDLVKDDFVGVIRFDINEVPLRVPPDSPLAPEWYRLEDKKGEKIKGELMLAVWIGTQADEAFPDAWHSDAATPVDSTPASSTVIRSKVYHAPRLWYVRVNVVEAQDLVPSEKNRFPEVYVKVQIGNQVLKTKTYQARTFSALWNEDLLFVAAEPFEDHLVLSVEDRVGPGKDEIIGRVIIPLSSVEKRADDRIIHSCWFNLEKPVAVDVDQLKKDKFSSRIHLRVCLDGGYHVLDESTHYSSDLRPTAKQLWRPPNGMLELGILNAVGLHPMKTRDGRGTSDTYCVAKYGHKWVRTRTLIDNLSPKYNEQYTWEVFDPATVLTVGVFDNNQLGEKGSSGKDLKIGKVRIRISTLETGRVYTHSYPLLVLHPTGVKKMGELHLAIRFTCISFANMLYQYSRPLLPKMHYIRPFTVMQLDMLRHQAVNIVALRLGRAEPPLRKEVVEYMSDVDAHLWSMRRSKANFFRLMTIFSGLFAAGKWFGDICMWKNPITTVLVHVLYLMLACFPELILPTVFLYMFLIGIWNYRYRPRYPPHMNTKISQAEVVHPDELDEEFDTFPTSRSPELVRMRYDRLRSVSGRIQTVVGDIATQGERFQALLSWRDPRATAIFVIFCLVAALVLFVTPFQVIAALAGFYMMRHPRFRYRTPSVPINFFRRLPSRTDSML; from the coding sequence ATGATGAGCAACATTAAGCTAGGGGTAGAAGTGGTTAGTGCCCACAATCTTTTGCCCAAAGACGAGCACGGTTCATCCAGTGCCTTTGTAGAGCTCGACTTTGATGGCCAGAGGTTCCGCACGACCATCAAAGAAAAGGATCTCAATCCTGTGTGGAATGAGAGTTTCTACTTCAACGTCTCTGACCCTTCGAACCTCCACTATCTCACTCTTGATGCCCATGTTTACTGTAACATCAGAGCTACCAACTCCAGGTCCTTCCTTGGTAAGGTTTGCCTCACTGGGAATTCATTTGTACTGCACTCTGATGCTGTTGTGTTACACTACCCTCTGGAAAAGCGTGGAATTTTCTCACGCGTGAGAGGAGAGCTTGGCCTGAAAGTTTATATTACCGATGATGCATCCATCAAATCTTCTACCCCACTTCCTGCGGTTGAATCTTTGCCAACTAAGGATCCAGGCTTAACACATACTGAGGGTCCGGTGGTCCACCCCATGACAAATTCTGTACCTCATAAAAGAGTTGAGAGACACACCTTTCATCATCTTCCTAACCCAAATCACCAGCAAAATCAGCATCAGAATCATTCTTCTGCTCCAGCAATTAGCCATCATGTACCAAAGTACGTGGCTGACGAGATGAAAGCTGCGGAAACACAGCCTCCGAAGTTAGTTCGCATGTACTCTGCGTCATCATCACAACCTGTTGACTATGCCCTTAAAGAGACAAGTCCCTTTCTTGGCGGGGGAAGAGTTGTTGGGGGGCGGGTTATTCACGGAGACAAGACCGCAAGCACTTATGATCTTGTTGAACGGATGTACTTTCTGTACGTGAGAGTTGTTAAAGCTCGTGATCTTCCTGCCATGGATGTTACAGGAAGTCTTGATCCATTTGTTGAGGTGAGAATTGGAAACTACAGAGGAATTAcaaagcactttgaaaaaaagcaaaatccaGAGTGGAATCAGGTGTTTGCTTTTTCAAAGGAACGGATGCAAGCTTCTGTTTTAGAAGTTGTGATCAAGGACAAGGATCTTGTTAAAGATGACTTTGTGGGCGTCATAAGGTTTGACATCAATGAGGTTCCATTGCGAGTCCCACCAGATAGTCCTCTAGCTCCAGAGTGGTATCGGCTTGAGGACAAGAAGGGAGAGAAGATAAAGGGCGAGCTGATGCTTGCAGTATGGATTGGAACCCAAGCAGACGAGGCCTTTCCTGATGCCTGGCATTCTGATGCAGCTACCCCTGTAGATAGTACACCGGCTTCCTCCACTGTGATACGTTCAAAGGTCTATCATGCACCGAGGTTGTGGTATGTACGTGTTAACGTTGTTGAGGCCCAAGACTTAGTCCCATCAGAGAAGAACCGTTTCCCTGAAGTGTATGTTAAGGTACAGATTGGAAACCAAGTTTTGAAAACGAAGACATATCAGGCTCGGACTTTTAGTGCCTTATGGAATGAGGATCTTTTATTTGTGGCTGCTGAACCCTTTGAAGACCACCTGGTTCTTTCGGTTGAGGATCGTGTCGGTCCTGGAAAAGATGAGATAATTGGGAGGGTCATTATCCCGTTGAGCTCTGTGGAGAAGCGTGCTGACGATAGGATAATTCATTCTTGTTGGTTTAACCTGGAAAAGCCAGTTGCTGTGGATGTAGATCAGCTGAAGAAAGATAAGTTCTCTAGCCGTATCCATCTTCGAGTCTGCTTAGATGGAGGATACCATGTTCTTGACGAGTCAACTCATTACAGCAGTGATCTTCGTCCTACAGCAAAACAGCTTTGGAGGCCTCCTAATGGGATGCTGGAACTTGGCATCTTAAATGCAGTAGGACTCCATCCTATGAAAACACGAGATGGAAGGGGCACATCGGATACATACTGTGTTGCAAAGTATGGTCACAAATGGGTCCGGACACGCACCCTTATTGACAACCTGTCTCCCAAATACAATGAGCAGTACACATGGGAAGTTTTTGATCCAGCTACAGTTCTTACAGTTGGTGTATTTGACAACAACCAGCTTGGGGAAAAAGGTTCAAGTGGAAAGGATCTAAAGATTGGGAAGGTTCGGATTCGCATCTCCACACTCGAAACTGGGCGTGTTTATACGCACTCTTATCCCTTGCTGGTTCTTCATCCTACTGGAGTTAAGAAGATGGGGGAGTTGCATTTGGCAATCAGATTTACATGCATATCTTTTGCGAACATGCTTTATCAGTACTCACGACCACTTCTACCCAAAATGCACTATATCAGGCCTTTCACTGTGATGCAACTAGATATGCTTCGCCACCAAGCTGTCAATATAGTGGCATTACGATTAGGTCGGGCAGAACCTCCTCTTAGGAAGGAAGTGGTGGAGTATATGTCAGATGTTGATGCACACCTCTGGAGCATGCGCCGAAGCAAGGCAAATTTCTTTCGATTAATGACAATTTTCTCAGGGTTATTTGCAGCTGGAAAGTGGTTTGGGGATATTTGCATGTGGAAGAATCCTATCACTACCGTGCTTGTTCATGTGCTCTATCTCATGCTTGCTTGCTTCCCAGAACTTATTCTGCCcacagtttttctttacatgttTCTGATAGGCATTTGGAATTACCGATATCGACCAAGGTACCCTCCCCATATGAACACAAAGATTTCACAAGCTGAGGTAGTGCATCCTGATGAGCTTGACGAGGAGTTTGATACATTCCCAACAAGCAGGAGCCCTGAGCTGGTCAGAATGAGGTATGATAGGTTACGAAGTGTTTCTGGAAGGATTCAAACAGTTGTGGGGGATATAGCAACCCAAGGAGAGCGATTTCAGGCACTTTTAAGCTGGCGCGATCCACGCGCGACTGCCATCTTTGTTATATTCTGCCTCGTAGCTGCTCTGGTTTTATTTGTGACACCATTTCAGGTCATAGCAGCTTTGGCTGGCTTCTACATGATGAGGCATCCAAGATTTCGCTACAGGACACCATCTGTGCCCATAAACTTCTTTCGCCGGCTTCCTTCTCGGACAGATAGTATGCTGTGA
- the LOC133681042 gene encoding xyloglucan-specific galacturonosyltransferase 1-like — protein MAVSINRRKSKPSKKAETNEHCSFGTFLFKILSRIPLGILLLILVYLWSSSTTIISGKIVHICVSSRKLNNLYCLSAGTQPNFEIPVPLINNSFTSPGSTSNIKDIDASPGTNSSVTGYVKAASTPELITDSKEIANALSSSTIDNIKEVANVFTKDSIPAVIDGTDKNRNEEIAIAKKAVKEQLQLHRSWMPNTNHASCDGRGVYVYDLPSKFNKDLIGQCGDMMPWTDFCKYFNNEALGEPIANLGKGWYHTHQYSLEPIFHSRILSHPCRVYNESEAKLFYVPYYGGLDILRWHFKNVSDDVKDALAMDLMKWLEHRRPWVQNSGTDHVFVLGKISWDFRRKNYTSWGTRFLELEQMQNPIKLLIERQPWEVNDIAIPHPTFFHPHSDDDIVAWQQKIIGTTRKNLVSFAGAARPDQPESIRSTLINQCTSTSSDKCQFLDCKSGGCNQPESVTKLFLESEFCLQPPGDSPTRKSVFDSLVSGCIPVLFDPFTAYYQYPWHLPEDHGKYSVFIDQEEVRQMKVNVVGRLSSISARERDDMRRYIVYELLPGLVYGDSSCRFQKFQDAFSITVNTLLERVSRMQ, from the coding sequence ATGGCTGTTTCCATTAACAGAAGGAAATCTAAACCATCCAAAAAAGCAGAAACAAATGAACATTGTTCCTTTGGTACTTTCCTTTTCAAAATTCTGTCTCGAATCCCCCTTGGCattcttcttttgattcttgTGTACCTGTggtcctcctccaccaccattATCTCTGGCAAGATTGTTCATATCTGTGTTTCCTCGCGGAAGCTCAACAATCTTTACTGCCTGTCCGCAGGTACTCAGCCTAACTTTGAAATCCCAGTTCCACTTATCAACAATAGTTTTACTAGTCCTGGCTCTACTAGCAATATCAAAGATATTGATGCCAGTCCTGGAACCAATAGTAGCGTTACAGGATATGTCAAGGCCGCTAGTACTCCTGAACTCATCACAGATAGCAAAGAGATCGCCAATGCTCTTAGTTCCAGCACCATTGACAACATCAAAGAAGTTGCCAACGTTTTCACCAAGGACTCGATTCCAGCCGTGATAGATGGGACAGACAAAAACAGGAACGAGGAGATTGCCATTGCCAAGAAGGCTGTCAAGGAGCAACTACAACTGCATCGATCGTGGATGCCTAATACAAACCATGCTTCTTGTGATGGGAGGGGGGTATATGTTTATGATCTTCCATCAAAATTCAACAAGGACCTGATAGGTCAGTGTGGAGACATGATGCCATGGACAGATTTCtgcaaatatttcaataacGAGGCGCTGGGGGAGCCAATAGCAAACCTTGGAAAGGGCTGGTATCACACCCATCAGTACTCATTGGAGCCAATATTTCATTCAAGAATTCTGAGCCATCCATGTAGGGTTTACAATGAAAGTGAAGCAAAGCTCTTTTATGTTCCATATTATGGTGGTCTAGACATCCTGAGGTGGCATTTCAAGAATGTCTCTGATGATGTGAAAGACGCTTTGGCAATGGATCTAATGAAGTGGCTCGAGCATAGAAGACCTTGGGTTCAAAATTCTGGCACGGATCATGTGTTTGTGTTGGGAAAAATCTCATGGGATTTCAGGAGAAAGAATTATACTTCCTGGGGCACTAGATTTCTAGAGCTTGAGCAAATGCAGAACCCGATAAAGCTCTTGATCGAACGACAACCGTGGGAAGTCAACGACATTGCAATTCCACATCCTACCTTCTTTCACCCTCATTCAGACGATGACATTGTTGCATGGCAGCAAAAGATTATCGGAACAACTCGAAAGAACCTAGTCAGTTTTGCTGGAGCAGCGCGGCCTGATCAACCCGAGAGCATAAGGTCAACATTGATCAATCAGTGCACTTCAACAAGCAGTGATAAATGCCAGTTTCTGGATTGTAAATCAGGTGGATGTAATCAGCCTGAATCGGTCACAAAGCTGTTTTTGGAGTCTGAATTCTGCTTGCAGCCTCCTGGTGATAGTCCAACAAGAAAATCAGTATTTGATTCACTTGTTTCAGGATGCATACCGGTGCTTTTCGATCCCTTTACCGCTTATTACCAATATCCATGGCATTTACCGGAGGATCATGGTAAATACTCAGTGTTCATAGATCAAGAAGAAGTGAGGCAAATGAAGGTGAATGTGGTGGGGAGGCTAAGCAGTATTTCTGCAAGGGAAAGAGATGATATGAGGAGGTACATAGTGTATGAACTTCTACCTGGGTTGGTGTATGGTGATTCAAGCTGTCGGTTTCAGAAGTTTCAGGATGCGTTCTCCATAACAGTGAACACCCTGCTCGAGAGGGTTAGCAGAATGCAATGA
- the LOC133694850 gene encoding probable phospholipid hydroperoxide glutathione peroxidase translates to MASQSSAQSVHDFTVKDARENDVDLSIYKGKVLLIVNVASQCGLTNSNYTELTQLYDKYRDQGLEILAFPCNQFGSQEPGNNEQIVEFACTRFKADYPIFDKVDVNGKNAAPIYKFLKSSKGGLFGDSIKWNFSKFLVDKDGKVVDRYAPTTSPLSIEKDVKKLLGIA, encoded by the exons ATGGCTAGCCAATCCAGTGCTCAATCAGTTCATGATTTCACTGTTAAG GATGCTAGGGAAAATGATGTTGACCTCAGCATATATAAGGGGAAGGTCCTCTTGATTGTCAATGTTGCTTCGCAATG TGGCTTGACCAATTCAAACTACACGGAGTTGACCCAGCTATATGACAAATACAGGGATCAAG GTTTGGAGATTCTGGCTTTTCCATGCAATCAGTTTGGATCTCAGGAGCCAGGGAACAATGAACAAATAGTGGAGTTTGCTTGTACTCGCTTTAAGGCTGACTATCCCATATTTGATAAG GTTGACGTGAATGGTAAGAATGCTGCTCCAATTTACAAGTTCTTGAAGTCTAGCAAGGGTGGACTTTTTGGGGACAGCATCAAATGGAACTTTTCCAAGTTCCTGGTGGATAAAGATGGCAAAGTTGTGGATCGTTATGCTCCCACTACTTCCCCTCTTAGCATTGAG AAAGATGTCAAGAAACTACTGGGGATTGCTTAA
- the LOC133677596 gene encoding probable glutathione peroxidase 8 → MIPSHLLLLHLLLSASLASSMATQTSKNPESVYDFTIKDAKENDVDLSIFKGKVLLIVNVASKCGMTNSNYAELNQLYEKYKDQGLEILAFPCNQFGEEEPGTNDQITDFVCTRFKSEFPIFDKIDVNGENASPLYKFLKLGKWGIFGDDIQWNFAKFLVNKDGQVVDRYYPTTSPLSLERDIKQLLEIS, encoded by the exons ATGATTCCATCTCATTTACTGCTTCTTCACTTGCTTCTCTCTGCCTCTTTAGCTTCTTCAATGGCAACCCAAACCTCAAAGAACCCAGAATCAGTCTATGACTTCACTATCAAG GATGCTAAGGAAAATGATGTGGATCTTAGCATTTTCAAGGGAAAAGTGTTGCTGATTGTTAATGTTGCTTCAAAATG TGGGATGACCAACTCAAATTACGCTGAATTGAATCAATTATATGAGAAGTACAAAGATCAAG GACTAGAGATACTGGCATTTCCATGCAATCAGTTTGGTGAGGAGGAACCAGGAACTAATGATCAAATCACAGACTTTGTCTGCACTCGCTTCAAATCAGAATTTCCCATCTTTGACAAG ATTGATGTAAATGGTGAGAATGCTTCTCCACTGTACAAGTTCTTGAAGTTGGGGAAATGGGGAATTTTTGGTGATGATATTCAGTGGAACTTCGCTAAGTTCCTTGTCAACAAGGATGGCCAAGTTGTTGATCGTTACTACCCCACAACTTCACCTCTTAGTCTTGAg CGTGACATAAAGCAACTGCTGGAGATCTCATGA
- the LOC133677572 gene encoding AT-hook motif nuclear-localized protein 5-like isoform X1 → MDGREAMSFSSGSSPYHIHRGSGFLGPGYGSQHGVSHPPPGFRSLSNPQLAAQSNVRSGSTVPAFSTEPPDVNFGHGINMAATSEVQVGEPVKKKRGRPRKYGLVGQVSLGLSPLPNKPKPSSGEDSSTSKRNRGRPPGSGRKQQLATLGEWMNSSAGVAFSPHVISIGVGEDIVSKLLSFSQQRPRAVCILSGTGTVSSVTLRQPASSGSSITYEGRFEILCLSGSYLVAEDGGPRNRTGGISASLSSPDGHVIGGAIAMLTAASPVQVVACSFVYGVSKKDKQVSHPINEKDSTSWPDDNLDNLKAVTPTSMPPQSFTSSPTSIWPGPRPVDMRNPHTDIDLTRG, encoded by the exons ATGGATGGAAGAGAAGCCATGTCATTTTCTAGTGGGTCATCTCCATACCATATTCATAGAGGAAGTGGGTTTCTTGGGCCCGGGTATGGATCACAACATGGTGTATCGCATCCCCCACCTGGGTTCAGATCCTTGTCAAATCCTCAACTTGCAGCTCAATCAAATGTCCGGTCTGGCTCGACTGTGCCAGCATTTTCAACAGAGCCACCAGATGTCAATTTCGGTCATGGCATTAACATGGCTGCAACCTCTGAGGTGCAAGTGGGTGAACCAGTGAAGAAGAAGCGAGGGAGGCCCCGGAAATACGGCTTGGTTGGGCAGGTTTCACTTGGATTGTCTCCCTTGCCAAATAAGCCTAAGCCATCTTCAGGGGAGGATTCTTCCACCTCAAAAAGAAATAGAGGGCGGCCGCCTGGGAGTGGAAGGAAGCAGCAATTGGCGACTCTTG GTGAATGGATGAACAGTTCTGCTGGAGTAGCTTTTTCTCCGCATGTGATCAGCATTGGAGTTGGAGAG GATATTGTTTCAAAACTATTGTCATTTTCCCAACAGAGGCCAAGGGCTGTTTGCATCTTGTCTGGCACTGGTACAGTTTCCTCAGTAACACTCCGTCAGCCAGCATCTTCTGGGTCCTCTATCACATATGAG GGCCGTTTCGAGATATTATGCTTGTCAGGCTCTTACTTGGTTGCCGAAGATGGTGGGCCTCGCAATCGAACTGGAGGTATAAGTGCTTCTCTTTCTAGTCCTGATGGCCATGTCATTGGTGGTGCAATTGCAATGCTTACTGCTGCTAGCCCAGTTCAG GTGGTGGCCTGTAGTTTTGTTTATGGTGTTTCTAAGAAGGATAAACAAGTAAGCCATCCCATAAACGAAAAAGACTCCACATCTTGGCCTGATGATAATTTAGATAACCTGAAAGCAGTCACACCTACTAGCATGCCGCCTCAAAGTTTCACTTCCTCTCCGACGAGCATTTGGCCTGGACCGCGACCAGTTGATATGAGAAACCCCCACACTGATATTGACTTGACGCGAGGATGA
- the LOC133677572 gene encoding AT-hook motif nuclear-localized protein 5-like isoform X2 encodes MDGREAMSFSSGSSPYHIHRGSGFLGPGYGSQHGVSHPPPGFRSLSNPQLAAQSNVRSGSTVPAFSTEPPDVNFGHGINMAATSEVQVGEPVKKKRGRPRKYGLVGQVSLGLSPLPNKPKPSSGEDSSTSKRNRGRPPGSGRKQQLATLGEWMNSSAGVAFSPHVISIGVGERPRAVCILSGTGTVSSVTLRQPASSGSSITYEGRFEILCLSGSYLVAEDGGPRNRTGGISASLSSPDGHVIGGAIAMLTAASPVQVVACSFVYGVSKKDKQVSHPINEKDSTSWPDDNLDNLKAVTPTSMPPQSFTSSPTSIWPGPRPVDMRNPHTDIDLTRG; translated from the exons ATGGATGGAAGAGAAGCCATGTCATTTTCTAGTGGGTCATCTCCATACCATATTCATAGAGGAAGTGGGTTTCTTGGGCCCGGGTATGGATCACAACATGGTGTATCGCATCCCCCACCTGGGTTCAGATCCTTGTCAAATCCTCAACTTGCAGCTCAATCAAATGTCCGGTCTGGCTCGACTGTGCCAGCATTTTCAACAGAGCCACCAGATGTCAATTTCGGTCATGGCATTAACATGGCTGCAACCTCTGAGGTGCAAGTGGGTGAACCAGTGAAGAAGAAGCGAGGGAGGCCCCGGAAATACGGCTTGGTTGGGCAGGTTTCACTTGGATTGTCTCCCTTGCCAAATAAGCCTAAGCCATCTTCAGGGGAGGATTCTTCCACCTCAAAAAGAAATAGAGGGCGGCCGCCTGGGAGTGGAAGGAAGCAGCAATTGGCGACTCTTG GTGAATGGATGAACAGTTCTGCTGGAGTAGCTTTTTCTCCGCATGTGATCAGCATTGGAGTTGGAGAG AGGCCAAGGGCTGTTTGCATCTTGTCTGGCACTGGTACAGTTTCCTCAGTAACACTCCGTCAGCCAGCATCTTCTGGGTCCTCTATCACATATGAG GGCCGTTTCGAGATATTATGCTTGTCAGGCTCTTACTTGGTTGCCGAAGATGGTGGGCCTCGCAATCGAACTGGAGGTATAAGTGCTTCTCTTTCTAGTCCTGATGGCCATGTCATTGGTGGTGCAATTGCAATGCTTACTGCTGCTAGCCCAGTTCAG GTGGTGGCCTGTAGTTTTGTTTATGGTGTTTCTAAGAAGGATAAACAAGTAAGCCATCCCATAAACGAAAAAGACTCCACATCTTGGCCTGATGATAATTTAGATAACCTGAAAGCAGTCACACCTACTAGCATGCCGCCTCAAAGTTTCACTTCCTCTCCGACGAGCATTTGGCCTGGACCGCGACCAGTTGATATGAGAAACCCCCACACTGATATTGACTTGACGCGAGGATGA
- the LOC133677572 gene encoding AT-hook motif nuclear-localized protein 5-like isoform X3, producing MDGREAMSFSSGSSPYHIHRGSGFLGPGYGSQHGVSHPPPGFRSLSNPQLAAQSNVRSGSTVPAFSTEPPDVNFGHGINMAATSEVQVGEPVKKKRGRPRKYGLVGQVSLGLSPLPNKPKPSSGEDSSTSKRNRGRPPGSGRKQQLATLGEWMNSSAGVAFSPHVISIGVGEDIVSKLLSFSQQRPRAVCILSGTGTVSSVTLRQPASSGSSITYEGRFEILCLSGSYLVAEDGGPRNRTGGISASLSSPDGHVIGGAIAMLTAASPVQDSLIAAGGGL from the exons ATGGATGGAAGAGAAGCCATGTCATTTTCTAGTGGGTCATCTCCATACCATATTCATAGAGGAAGTGGGTTTCTTGGGCCCGGGTATGGATCACAACATGGTGTATCGCATCCCCCACCTGGGTTCAGATCCTTGTCAAATCCTCAACTTGCAGCTCAATCAAATGTCCGGTCTGGCTCGACTGTGCCAGCATTTTCAACAGAGCCACCAGATGTCAATTTCGGTCATGGCATTAACATGGCTGCAACCTCTGAGGTGCAAGTGGGTGAACCAGTGAAGAAGAAGCGAGGGAGGCCCCGGAAATACGGCTTGGTTGGGCAGGTTTCACTTGGATTGTCTCCCTTGCCAAATAAGCCTAAGCCATCTTCAGGGGAGGATTCTTCCACCTCAAAAAGAAATAGAGGGCGGCCGCCTGGGAGTGGAAGGAAGCAGCAATTGGCGACTCTTG GTGAATGGATGAACAGTTCTGCTGGAGTAGCTTTTTCTCCGCATGTGATCAGCATTGGAGTTGGAGAG GATATTGTTTCAAAACTATTGTCATTTTCCCAACAGAGGCCAAGGGCTGTTTGCATCTTGTCTGGCACTGGTACAGTTTCCTCAGTAACACTCCGTCAGCCAGCATCTTCTGGGTCCTCTATCACATATGAG GGCCGTTTCGAGATATTATGCTTGTCAGGCTCTTACTTGGTTGCCGAAGATGGTGGGCCTCGCAATCGAACTGGAGGTATAAGTGCTTCTCTTTCTAGTCCTGATGGCCATGTCATTGGTGGTGCAATTGCAATGCTTACTGCTGCTAGCCCAGTTCAG gaCTCTTTAATTGCTGCAGGTGGTGGCCTGTAG
- the LOC133698749 gene encoding uncharacterized protein LOC133698749, whose amino-acid sequence MKYVRPLNLFHELLKTSAINQGRFLGLDVGDKYVGLAVSDPLNKIASPLSVLLRKKSNIELIATDFQSLISELSLGGFIVGYPFDRQRGAPDAVRVKLFVDDLCRTGKLEGVKFTYWDECFTSKNVELLVKPLDLHPVHAKSIMDKFAAVGILQGYLDYVNKKMKLESAE is encoded by the exons ATGAAGTATGTGAGACCATTGAACTTGTTCCATGAGTTGTTGAAGACAAGTGCAATCAATCAAGGGAGGTTCCTTGGATTGGATGTTGGTGACAAGTATGTTGGTTTAGCTGTCTCCGACCCACTTAATAAAATCGCTTCCCCTTTAAG TGTATTGTTAAGGAAGAAAAGTAATATTGAATTGATAGCTACTGATTTCCAAAGTTTG ATTTCTGAACTTTCCTTGGGGGGTTTCATTGTTGGCTACCCTTTTGACAGGCAACGAGGTGCTCCTGAT GCTGTGCGGGTGAAGCTTTTTGTTGATGACCTATGCAGAACAGGGAAACTTGAAGGTGTAAAATTCACATATTGGGATGAGTGTTTTACATCAAAG AATGTGGAATTGCTAGTGAAGCCTTTGGATTTACATCCAGTTCATGCTAAATCTATAATGGACAAGTTTGCTGCAGTTGGAATTCTTCAG GGGTACCTGGATTATGTGAACAAGAAGATGAAGTTGGAATCTGCAGAATAG